Proteins encoded by one window of Flexibacter flexilis DSM 6793:
- a CDS encoding carboxypeptidase-like regulatory domain-containing protein, producing the protein MKKLNSYVLALMMGGMLFTASCDNEDVNPPAVVAENNVPNGRIKITYSVQVVNPVSATGGKVAGVAGAVVTITSASGKVSSAPVTEDGIATFTNVSPGTVSGFVKVSGYSTVNFTSDLTPTVAAGDSDQVQFAASKVAVYPKSATLQARIYGNFTINPSLPTVEPAGTNLLPADNKVRVIYNTANYDKGTGLGKLTSVSIEPTVVIAYSGDGGVIDIPNLYPTTDGSISANFVMEDYLATKSGDNKNYIFRLDPSTSTTNKVTNIKLYANGITNLGDILSTPAQ; encoded by the coding sequence ATGAAAAAATTAAACAGCTACGTTTTGGCACTTATGATGGGTGGTATGCTTTTCACAGCATCTTGCGACAATGAAGATGTAAACCCTCCTGCAGTAGTGGCAGAAAACAACGTACCTAACGGACGTATTAAAATTACTTACTCAGTACAAGTTGTAAACCCAGTTAGTGCTACTGGCGGTAAAGTTGCGGGTGTTGCTGGTGCTGTAGTTACGATTACAAGCGCAAGTGGTAAAGTATCTTCTGCTCCTGTAACAGAAGACGGTATTGCTACATTCACGAACGTATCTCCAGGTACTGTAAGTGGCTTTGTAAAGGTATCTGGTTATTCTACTGTAAACTTTACATCAGATCTTACTCCAACTGTAGCAGCTGGTGATTCTGATCAAGTACAATTTGCTGCTTCTAAAGTTGCGGTATATCCAAAATCAGCTACACTTCAGGCTCGTATCTATGGTAATTTTACAATCAACCCAAGTCTTCCTACTGTTGAGCCTGCTGGAACAAACTTGTTGCCAGCAGATAACAAAGTGCGTGTAATTTACAACACCGCTAACTATGACAAAGGTACTGGCTTGGGTAAACTAACGTCTGTAAGTATCGAACCAACTGTTGTTATTGCTTACAGCGGTGATGGTGGTGTTATTGACATTCCAAACTTATACCCAACAACTGATGGATCTATCAGTGCAAATTTTGTAATGGAAGATTATTTGGCAACTAAATCAGGTGATAATAAAAATTATATTTTCCGTTTAGATCCATCTACGTCTACAACTAATAAAGTTACAAACATTAAACTTTATGCTAATGGCATAACTAACTTGGGTGATATTCTTTCTACCCCTGCTCAGTAA
- a CDS encoding ABC transporter substrate-binding protein, whose translation MPTITDQMGRQVLCPQHPQRIISLVPSQTELLMDLGLGNRLVGRTKFCIHPADQLANITVIGGTKNFRFEQIDALSPDLIIGNKEENYEEGIAALAEKYPVLMSDIFTLTDALQMIQMVGTATGTAPQTADLLQKIEQEFNLLMQAQTAPKRVLYLIWKNPYMAAGGNTFISDMISRMGWHNVLGDTERYPQLTDAQIQALQPDVILLSSEPYPFSLSKDAAALEDLCPSAQVLLVDGEMFSWYGSRLRFAPRYLMDLLS comes from the coding sequence ATGCCTACCATCACCGACCAAATGGGGCGGCAAGTACTTTGTCCCCAACACCCGCAACGCATTATTTCTTTAGTGCCTTCCCAGACCGAATTACTAATGGATTTGGGCTTGGGCAATAGACTTGTTGGCCGAACAAAATTCTGCATTCACCCAGCCGACCAGTTGGCCAATATTACGGTCATTGGCGGCACAAAAAACTTTCGATTCGAGCAAATAGACGCACTTTCTCCTGATTTAATTATCGGCAACAAAGAAGAAAATTATGAAGAGGGCATTGCGGCTTTAGCTGAAAAATACCCAGTGCTAATGTCGGACATTTTCACGCTCACCGACGCGCTGCAAATGATACAAATGGTCGGTACAGCCACAGGCACAGCCCCGCAAACCGCTGATTTGCTACAAAAAATTGAACAAGAATTTAATTTATTAATGCAGGCACAAACAGCACCCAAACGCGTCTTGTATTTGATTTGGAAAAATCCGTACATGGCCGCAGGCGGCAACACTTTTATTTCGGACATGATTAGCCGTATGGGTTGGCATAATGTTTTAGGCGATACGGAGCGTTACCCGCAACTCACCGACGCACAAATACAAGCCCTGCAACCCGATGTTATTTTACTTTCGTCTGAGCCTTATCCGTTTAGTTTGTCCAAAGATGCTGCTGCATTGGAAGATTTATGTCCTTCGGCCCAAGTGTTGCTTGTCGATGGCGAAATGTTTTCGTGGTACGGAAGCCGCCTTCGGTTTGCGCCACGTTATTTGATGGATTTATTATCCTAA
- the ribD gene encoding bifunctional diaminohydroxyphosphoribosylaminopyrimidine deaminase/5-amino-6-(5-phosphoribosylamino)uracil reductase RibD → MEENHELYMRRALELATLGAGHVSPNPLVGCVIVANGQIIGEGWHKRYGQAHAEVNAVNSVTNKELLQEATVYVTLEPCSHFGKTPPCADLLVSSGVRRVVVCNYDPNPLVAGKGLDKLRNAGIEVITGILEAEGRELNRRFLCFMEKKRPYITLKWAQTPDGFVARENFDSKWISNALARKLVHKWRTEEDAILVGTQTAFYDNPQLNARDWQGRNPVRVVLDWHNRLPRHLHLFDGKQRTLVLCKELPEHSSEMVEYIALHTERTSAVQIGEALYLHKIQAIVVEGGSQLLQMFVQENYWDEAMQFVGNENFGNGIAAPILPQKPTSVENIKENQFFRYKNTL, encoded by the coding sequence ATGGAAGAAAATCACGAATTATATATGCGCCGTGCCTTAGAGTTGGCCACGTTGGGCGCGGGACACGTCAGTCCAAACCCTTTGGTCGGTTGCGTGATTGTAGCCAATGGTCAGATTATTGGCGAAGGTTGGCACAAACGTTACGGACAGGCGCACGCCGAAGTAAACGCTGTAAACAGTGTTACTAATAAAGAATTACTCCAAGAAGCAACGGTTTATGTAACACTTGAGCCATGCTCGCATTTTGGCAAAACGCCACCTTGCGCGGATTTGTTGGTGAGTAGTGGCGTGCGGCGCGTGGTGGTTTGTAACTACGACCCCAATCCGTTAGTGGCTGGCAAAGGCCTCGACAAGTTGCGAAACGCTGGAATAGAAGTAATTACGGGTATTTTGGAAGCTGAAGGGCGTGAGTTGAATCGCCGTTTTTTGTGTTTTATGGAAAAAAAACGTCCGTACATTACGCTCAAATGGGCACAAACGCCAGACGGTTTTGTAGCGCGAGAAAACTTTGATTCTAAATGGATTAGCAATGCACTGGCACGTAAACTCGTACACAAATGGCGCACGGAAGAAGACGCAATTTTGGTCGGGACGCAAACAGCATTTTATGATAATCCGCAACTTAATGCCCGCGACTGGCAAGGCCGTAATCCTGTGCGCGTGGTGCTGGATTGGCATAATCGTTTGCCGCGCCATTTGCATCTTTTTGACGGAAAGCAACGCACATTGGTTCTTTGTAAGGAATTGCCCGAACACTCATCGGAAATGGTGGAATACATTGCTCTACACACAGAACGCACTAGTGCTGTTCAGATAGGAGAGGCCTTGTATTTGCATAAAATTCAGGCGATAGTGGTGGAAGGCGGTAGTCAACTGCTACAAATGTTTGTACAGGAAAATTACTGGGATGAGGCAATGCAGTTCGTTGGTAACGAAAACTTTGGTAATGGTATTGCTGCGCCTATCTTACCCCAAAAGCCTACTTCCGTAGAAAATATCAAAGAAAATCAATTTTTCAGGTATAAAAATACGTTATAA
- a CDS encoding geranylgeranylglycerol-phosphate geranylgeranyltransferase: MYSRIQSNQQQPQNFSLPAILRLVRATNLLIVALTQAIVGVVVRPAGTDWLPQLLKPSLWMLIAATVLVTAGGYIINDYYDIKIDIINKPSRVVIDRHLKRRIAIVLHLICTFLGIFLAFGLGTKMGLIVTGSAFVLWFYSNFLKRQPLWGNVAVAAMSALAVWLPAYYFQNRLLMIGLFAGYAFLVSLIREIVKDMEDMRGDARYGCRTLPIVWGIRRTKWLLVVLAVGFGLGLPIGAYKLPTLAMYYLLGLALPLVYFIRKLVAADKIRDYRYLSSFCKILMLLGVVTMLFV; the protein is encoded by the coding sequence ATGTACAGCCGTATCCAATCCAACCAACAACAACCCCAAAATTTTTCGTTGCCTGCCATTTTGCGACTGGTACGCGCCACCAATTTGCTGATTGTGGCACTCACGCAAGCCATTGTGGGCGTGGTGGTTCGGCCTGCGGGAACGGATTGGCTACCGCAATTGCTCAAACCTTCGCTGTGGATGCTGATTGCCGCAACGGTGCTCGTAACGGCAGGCGGCTACATTATCAACGATTATTACGACATCAAAATAGACATTATCAACAAACCCAGTCGCGTGGTCATCGACCGCCATCTCAAACGCCGTATTGCCATTGTTTTACACCTAATCTGCACATTTTTAGGCATTTTCTTGGCTTTTGGGTTGGGTACAAAAATGGGACTTATCGTAACAGGGTCGGCCTTTGTGCTGTGGTTTTATTCTAATTTTCTCAAACGCCAACCGCTTTGGGGCAATGTGGCGGTGGCGGCTATGTCGGCTTTGGCGGTGTGGTTGCCTGCTTATTATTTCCAAAATAGGTTGTTAATGATTGGCTTGTTTGCGGGTTATGCGTTTTTGGTTTCGCTGATTCGCGAAATCGTCAAAGACATGGAAGATATGCGCGGCGATGCGCGTTACGGTTGTCGCACGCTGCCCATCGTGTGGGGCATACGCCGTACCAAATGGCTTTTGGTGGTGCTGGCCGTCGGTTTTGGGTTGGGACTGCCGATTGGCGCGTACAAGTTGCCCACTTTGGCGATGTATTATTTGCTGGGGCTGGCTTTGCCGCTCGTTTATTTTATCCGAAAACTGGTAGCCGCCGACAAAATCCGAGATTATCGGTATTTGAGCAGCTTTTGCAAAATACTCATGCTGTTGGGCGTGGTGACGATGCTTTTTGTTTAA
- a CDS encoding lamin tail domain-containing protein produces the protein MKKLLLACLYMCLGGGVAHAQLTDTFADGDFTSNPTWSGDAADFTVASEKLRSNSATANATFALSTPSTLATQAQWDFSIELQFNTSSTNYVDIWLTASEADLKSTTNEGYFVRIGNTADEISLYKKVGTTSTKLIDGTDGVTNFSSNSFRIFVTRDAANLWTLKHAPVSSSAFTTEGTATDASFTTSAYFGFSIKQSTASFFSKHFFDEINVGNLVIDTQFPDLSSVTVQSANTLRLVFNEAVLSDSAQIASNYTVNNGVGVATSAVMDGAYAVLLTFANNFAANQLSTLTVTDIADLSGNVMPIEAEINFTYVPPYVAQYRDIVINEIFADETPQIGLPAAEFLELYNASTTQAINLQGFVLSDATGSITLPSYTMQPNSYLVLCATSQVANFQAYGNVLGVSLPSLNNTGELLTLKNAAGTVLDAVDYKTAWYNDAVKANGGWSLEQINPLTLCTGSNNWTASVNPAGGTPATANSVLNTAPDVVAPLISAVTVLSSNQLQITFNERMDSTSLQTGAYAISGGLSVATAKSVYPDYKIALLTLASPLTAGLLYELNISNVKDCIGNLIGTNTNTFGLGAKAAYNELVISEIFADETPQVGLPLYEFLEITNRSAKVIDIGGMLVADTSGGGHLPTNTTLLPNEKVIVCGTTAASQYATFGRTFGISNFPSLNNTGETLLLRNTDGTLVFAVTYSDTWYQDEVKKQGGWTLEMIDTQNPCGGASNWRASYNTNGGTPAATNSIVASNPDNTPPQLTGVQVLSATQIVAIFSEPLDSLQALSATYQISGGIGVNAATVRRYQYDRVYITYSGTLVTGEFYTFTASNVRDCAGNLQTSTTYSFGQGAKPAYNELVISEILADETPQVGLPQYEFLELTNRSNRILDVSGMLVADTSGGGHLPANTTLLPNEKVIVCGTTAASQYAPLGRTFGIASFPSLNNSGETLLLRNTDGTLVFAVTYSDAWYQDEVKKQGGWALEMIDTQNPCGGASNWRASNNANGGTPAATNSVAGTNPDNTPPQLTGVQVLSATQLVAIFNEPLDSLQALSAAYQISGGISVSNATVRRYQYDRIYVTFSGALVARQTYTFTASNVRDCAGNLQSSTTVNFGQGRQPLWHELLITEIYADESPSMGLPEYEFLELYNNTDLTISLDGCTLSDATSRVKLPSVNLLPRQRVIVCGTSAQTAYSAYGTAYGISSFPTLNSSGDNMSIRNAAGQLICSVNYTDDWYGDAAKADGGWSLEMVDTQNPCGGASNWRASENPQGGTPAAPNSIAASNPDNTPPQILTASVLDAQTLQLQFSEALDSAATASSATVFSIDNGLTVTSQTIPAAQFDVVTLHLAAPMDYNKVYTLTISNLKDCAGNVAATASITFVRPEPADTSDILLNEVLFNPPTSGVDFVELYNHSNKYIDLKGWALANWSDNVLSNIKTITQTYILPPADYVAITTDKNATRRDFPKAIESKMLEMPSLPSYNDGDGTVILVNPQGKIVQRFDYDEKFHFPLLDDVNGVSLERISFDAPVNQPSSWQSAAANAGYGTPTLPNSQRINNLTSSGTMTIEPKAFTPDNDGDRDFTTIRYKFNSGNATINLSIYDDQGRLVRRLAQNQLVGSEGFYTWDGAFDNGQKARIGLYMMLMEITEPNGHKASYKESVAVGAKF, from the coding sequence ATGAAAAAACTTTTATTAGCTTGTCTATATATGTGTTTGGGCGGCGGTGTGGCTCATGCACAACTTACGGATACATTCGCCGACGGCGACTTTACCAGCAATCCCACTTGGAGCGGCGATGCAGCGGATTTTACGGTAGCTTCCGAAAAATTGCGTTCCAATTCGGCTACGGCCAACGCTACTTTTGCGCTGAGCACTCCTTCCACACTGGCCACGCAAGCGCAATGGGATTTTTCTATTGAATTACAATTCAACACGTCCAGCACCAATTACGTGGACATTTGGCTCACGGCTTCCGAAGCCGACCTCAAATCCACGACCAACGAAGGATATTTTGTGCGCATCGGCAACACCGCCGACGAGATTAGCCTTTACAAAAAAGTAGGCACTACCAGCACCAAACTCATCGACGGAACGGACGGCGTTACTAATTTTTCATCTAACAGTTTCCGCATTTTCGTCACCCGCGATGCGGCAAACCTCTGGACGCTCAAACACGCACCTGTTAGCTCTTCGGCTTTCACCACCGAAGGCACAGCCACCGACGCCAGTTTTACGACCAGTGCTTATTTCGGGTTTTCAATAAAACAATCTACGGCCTCGTTTTTCAGCAAACATTTTTTTGATGAAATAAACGTTGGCAATTTGGTCATAGACACGCAATTCCCTGACCTTTCATCGGTTACGGTGCAGTCGGCCAATACGTTGCGTTTGGTATTTAATGAAGCTGTACTTTCGGACTCTGCCCAAATCGCCAGCAACTACACCGTAAACAATGGCGTAGGCGTGGCCACGAGTGCTGTCATGGATGGCGCGTATGCGGTGTTACTTACTTTCGCAAACAATTTCGCGGCCAACCAACTTTCTACCCTGACCGTTACAGACATTGCAGACCTGAGTGGTAACGTAATGCCTATCGAAGCAGAAATTAATTTCACGTATGTACCGCCTTACGTGGCGCAATACCGCGACATTGTGATTAACGAAATTTTTGCCGACGAAACCCCACAAATTGGGTTGCCTGCGGCGGAATTTTTGGAACTTTATAACGCCTCCACTACACAAGCCATTAACCTACAAGGCTTTGTCCTTTCCGACGCGACGGGTAGCATCACGTTGCCCAGCTACACCATGCAGCCCAACAGTTATTTGGTGCTTTGCGCCACCTCGCAAGTAGCTAATTTTCAAGCGTATGGAAATGTGTTGGGTGTTTCGCTCCCAAGCCTCAACAACACAGGCGAGTTACTGACGCTCAAAAATGCGGCGGGTACGGTGCTCGATGCCGTAGATTACAAAACCGCTTGGTACAACGATGCCGTAAAAGCCAACGGCGGTTGGAGTTTGGAACAAATCAATCCCCTGACGCTTTGCACGGGTTCTAATAACTGGACGGCTTCCGTAAATCCTGCGGGCGGCACGCCAGCCACCGCCAATTCTGTGCTAAACACTGCGCCTGATGTGGTTGCGCCGCTTATTTCGGCGGTTACGGTACTTTCCAGCAATCAACTACAAATCACTTTCAACGAACGCATGGACAGCACCAGCCTCCAAACGGGTGCTTACGCAATTTCGGGCGGTTTGTCGGTGGCTACTGCAAAATCTGTTTATCCAGACTATAAAATTGCCTTGCTTACGTTGGCCTCGCCGCTTACGGCTGGTTTGTTGTATGAACTCAATATCAGCAACGTAAAAGATTGTATCGGAAATCTTATTGGAACAAATACAAATACTTTTGGTTTGGGCGCAAAAGCAGCGTATAACGAGTTGGTGATTAGCGAAATTTTTGCCGACGAAACCCCACAAGTTGGTTTGCCTTTGTACGAGTTTTTGGAAATAACAAACCGCTCAGCCAAAGTCATTGATATTGGCGGAATGTTGGTAGCTGATACATCAGGCGGTGGACATTTACCCACCAACACGACTTTATTACCCAACGAAAAAGTAATCGTATGCGGCACGACGGCTGCCAGCCAGTACGCTACATTTGGCCGCACTTTTGGCATTTCAAATTTCCCGTCCTTGAATAATACAGGCGAAACGCTGCTTTTGCGTAACACAGATGGCACTTTGGTTTTTGCGGTTACTTATTCGGATACATGGTATCAGGACGAAGTGAAAAAACAAGGCGGCTGGACATTAGAAATGATTGATACACAAAATCCGTGTGGCGGTGCAAGCAACTGGCGAGCTTCCTACAACACCAATGGAGGAACGCCTGCGGCCACTAACAGCATAGTCGCCTCCAACCCCGACAACACGCCGCCACAACTCACAGGCGTACAAGTGCTTTCGGCTACGCAAATTGTCGCCATTTTCAGTGAACCACTGGACAGTTTGCAAGCACTTTCGGCTACTTACCAAATTAGCGGCGGTATTGGTGTAAACGCTGCAACGGTGCGCCGTTACCAATACGACCGCGTTTATATTACCTATTCGGGAACGTTGGTTACAGGTGAATTTTACACTTTCACGGCTTCTAACGTCCGTGATTGCGCGGGCAACCTACAAACTTCCACCACTTATAGTTTTGGACAAGGCGCAAAACCTGCTTATAACGAGTTGGTGATTAGTGAAATATTAGCCGACGAAACGCCGCAAGTTGGTTTGCCGCAATACGAATTTTTGGAATTAACTAACCGCTCTAATCGTATTTTGGATGTGAGTGGAATGTTGGTAGCCGATACATCAGGCGGCGGACACTTACCCGCCAACACGACTTTATTACCCAACGAAAAAGTAATCGTATGCGGCACGACGGCGGCCAGCCAATACGCGCCATTGGGTCGCACGTTTGGCATTGCAAGTTTCCCGTCCCTGAACAATTCGGGCGAAACCTTGCTACTGCGTAACACGGACGGCACATTGGTATTTGCGGTTACTTACTCGGATGCGTGGTATCAGGACGAAGTGAAAAAACAAGGCGGCTGGGCATTAGAAATGATTGATACACAAAATCCGTGTGGCGGCGCAAGCAACTGGCGAGCTTCCAACAACGCCAACGGAGGAACGCCTGCCGCTACCAACAGCGTAGCAGGCACAAACCCCGACAACACACCGCCACAACTCACAGGCGTACAAGTGCTTTCGGCTACGCAATTGGTGGCCATTTTCAACGAACCGCTGGACAGCTTGCAAGCTCTTTCAGCTGCTTATCAAATTAGCGGCGGCATTAGCGTAAGCAATGCTACGGTGCGCCGCTACCAATACGACCGCATTTACGTTACGTTTTCGGGGGCGTTGGTGGCTAGACAAACTTATACGTTTACGGCTTCTAACGTTCGCGACTGCGCGGGCAACCTACAATCTTCTACGACCGTCAATTTTGGGCAAGGTCGCCAACCGCTTTGGCACGAATTACTGATTACGGAGATTTACGCCGACGAATCGCCTTCGATGGGTTTGCCCGAATACGAATTTTTGGAGTTATACAACAACACGGATTTGACTATTAGCCTAGACGGTTGTACGCTTTCCGACGCGACGAGTAGGGTAAAATTGCCGTCCGTGAATTTGTTGCCACGCCAACGCGTCATTGTGTGCGGCACGTCTGCCCAAACCGCTTACAGTGCCTACGGTACGGCTTACGGCATTTCGAGCTTCCCGACCCTGAACAGTTCGGGCGACAACATGAGCATTCGCAACGCCGCAGGCCAGTTGATTTGCAGCGTAAATTATACAGATGATTGGTACGGCGATGCCGCCAAAGCCGATGGTGGTTGGAGTTTGGAAATGGTGGATACACAAAATCCGTGCGGCGGTGCAAGCAATTGGCGAGCTTCCGAAAACCCGCAAGGCGGAACGCCTGCCGCGCCTAATAGCATAGCAGCTTCCAACCCCGACAACACACCGCCCCAAATCCTGACGGCCAGTGTGTTAGATGCCCAAACCCTGCAACTGCAATTTTCGGAGGCACTCGACAGTGCCGCGACTGCTTCCAGCGCAACGGTATTTAGCATCGACAACGGCCTGACCGTTACCAGCCAAACCATACCCGCCGCCCAATTCGATGTAGTAACGCTGCATTTGGCTGCGCCAATGGATTATAACAAAGTTTATACGCTTACTATCAGCAACTTAAAAGATTGTGCAGGCAACGTGGCGGCCACCGCTTCCATTACGTTTGTGCGCCCTGAGCCTGCCGATACGTCCGATATTTTATTGAATGAAGTGCTATTCAATCCGCCTACTTCGGGCGTGGATTTTGTGGAACTTTACAACCACAGCAACAAATACATTGACCTGAAAGGCTGGGCTTTGGCTAATTGGTCGGATAATGTTTTGAGTAATATTAAAACCATTACCCAAACCTATATTTTGCCGCCCGCCGACTACGTGGCCATTACCACCGACAAAAACGCCACGCGCCGCGATTTTCCCAAAGCCATTGAATCCAAAATGTTGGAAATGCCGTCCCTGCCTTCTTATAACGACGGCGACGGAACGGTAATTCTGGTAAATCCACAAGGCAAAATCGTACAGCGTTTTGATTATGATGAAAAATTCCACTTCCCGCTGCTCGACGATGTGAATGGCGTTTCGCTGGAACGTATCTCTTTTGATGCGCCCGTAAATCAGCCAAGCAGTTGGCAATCTGCCGCCGCCAATGCGGGTTATGGTACGCCTACATTGCCCAACTCGCAGCGCATCAACAACCTGACTTCGTCGGGGACAATGACCATCGAGCCGAAAGCCTTTACACCCGACAACGACGGCGACCGCGATTTTACGACCATTCGTTACAAATTTAATTCGGGCAACGCCACCATCAATCTAAGTATTTATGATGACCAAGGCCGACTTGTTCGCCGCTTGGCTCAAAATCAGTTGGTTGGTTCGGAAGGTTTCTACACTTGGGACGGTGCTTTTGACAATGGCCAAAAAGCCCGCATCGGTTTGTATATGATGCTAATGGAAATTACAGAACCCAACGGCCACAAAGCCAGCTACAAGGAAAGTGTAGCGGTTGGTGCAAAATTCTAA
- the coaE gene encoding dephospho-CoA kinase (Dephospho-CoA kinase (CoaE) performs the final step in coenzyme A biosynthesis.), whose translation MLQIGITGGIGTGKSLVCAMFAELGAPIYDADTAARELMNNDPTIKEGVIKHFGAECYNSDGLNRAYLAKIVFSDSQKVKVLNGIVHPRVGEHYVQWRESQTAPYILKEAALMYESGSWEMLDKVAVVTAPLPVRLERIRRRDPHRTEAEILGIISKQMPEDQKIARADYLINNDGETPLQPQIMALHQRWAQGQF comes from the coding sequence ATGCTACAAATAGGAATTACGGGCGGAATCGGGACAGGAAAAAGTTTGGTGTGTGCGATGTTTGCGGAATTGGGCGCACCCATTTACGACGCCGACACGGCAGCGCGTGAACTCATGAACAACGACCCAACCATTAAAGAAGGTGTAATCAAACATTTTGGTGCGGAATGTTATAACTCCGACGGGCTTAATCGTGCGTATTTGGCTAAAATTGTTTTCTCTGACAGTCAGAAAGTTAAGGTGCTCAATGGCATCGTTCATCCGCGCGTAGGCGAGCATTACGTACAATGGCGCGAAAGCCAAACCGCTCCGTACATTTTGAAAGAAGCGGCCTTAATGTATGAGTCGGGTTCGTGGGAAATGCTCGACAAAGTGGCCGTAGTTACAGCCCCGCTACCCGTGCGGCTGGAGCGTATTCGCCGCCGTGACCCACACCGCACCGAAGCCGAAATCTTGGGAATTATTAGCAAGCAAATGCCCGAAGACCAGAAAATCGCGCGTGCGGATTACCTCATCAACAACGACGGAGAAACGCCGCTTCAACCCCAAATCATGGCCTTACATCAGCGTTGGGCGCAAGGACAGTTCTAA